Proteins from a genomic interval of Trifolium pratense cultivar HEN17-A07 linkage group LG6, ARS_RC_1.1, whole genome shotgun sequence:
- the LOC123893278 gene encoding dCTP pyrophosphatase 1 yields the protein MTGVPEGDSVSLGKLKQLMADFAKERDWDQYHTPRNLLLAMVGEVGELSEIFQWKGEVQRGIPDWKEEEKIHLGEELSDVLLYLVRLSDICGVDLGKAALRKVELNAIKYPAKASKEVTNKENEIENSSTANNGTVEEN from the exons ATGACTGGTGTTCCCGAAGGAGACTCTGTATCCCTTGGCAAGCTCAAGCAATTGATGGCTGACTTCGCCAAAGAAAGGGATTGGGATCAATATCACACCCCAAGAAACCTTCTCTTAGCTATG GTGGGTGAAGTAGGAGAATTGTCTGAGATATTTCAATGGAAAGGTGAGGTTCAAAGGGGAATTCCAGATTGGAAAGAAGAGGAAAAGATTCATCTTGGAGAAGAGCTTTCTGATGTTTTGCTTTATCTGGTGAGGCTCTCTGACATCTGTGGTGTTGATCTTGGCAAAGCTGCTTTGAGAAAAGTTGAACTTAATGCTATCAAATATCCAGCAAAAGCTAGCAAAGAGGTCACAAACAaggaaaatgaaattgaaaactctTCCACAGCCAATAATGGTACTGTTGAAGAGAATTGA
- the LOC123889946 gene encoding EPIDERMAL PATTERNING FACTOR-like protein 9 — translation MFHCLSADFASLSLMVTNSPQHHIISFFLHILSFQKLIIFILNIFSSLQSYNTKNRRMGYTKLPKVFMLLLTLILAAKVIQGIETKGWISQSSQLQRESNLKGSNEAWKVRNYRRLMIGSTAPTCTYNECRGCKYRCRAEQVPVEGNDPINSPYHYRCVCHR, via the exons ATGTTCCACTGTCTTAGTGCAGATTTTGCCAGTCTATCTCTTATGGTCACTAATTCACCACAACATCACATTATCTCATTCTTTCTCcatattttatcttttcaaaAACTCATTATTTTTATCTTAAATATATTCTCTTCTCTTCAAAGTTATAACACAAAAAATAGGAGAATGGGATACACCAAACTCCCAAAAGTATTCATGCTACTCTTGACCTTAATTCTTGCAGCTAAAGTTATACAAG GAATTGAAACAAAAGGGTGGATATCTCAATCCtcacaacttcaaagagaaTCAAATTTAaag ggTAGCAATGAAGCATGGAAAGTAAGGAATTATAGGAGATTGATGATTGGATCCACAGCACCAACTTGTACTTACAATGAATGTAGAGGCTGCAAATATAGATGCAGAGCTGAACAAGTTCCTGTGGAGGGAAATGACCCTATCAATAGCCCTTATCACTATAGATGTGTTTGTCATAGatga
- the LOC123889855 gene encoding cysteine-rich repeat secretory protein 55 → MKFHKKKKKKTMYLLYKIVFLLILSTSSAKSQDPLGEFCNKNTNISIGGKLSTNIDKLLAELALKTPSTFFIATSYGDNKDKVYGLAQCRGDINTQDCSNCIQNATKQIRQRCPNQADARIWYDYCFLRYSNKSFIGEVDTSFGIFYFNVENVTDSQVFNKKLGNLMDQIRGEGVMAKNKGLGKGKSVLSPFVTLYALVQCTRDLDEISCAQCLAIAVNNFQTFCNNRKGCRVLYSSCYVRYELYPFFFPLDSTKTKPSNIEKVIVYP, encoded by the coding sequence ATGAAATTtcacaagaagaaaaaaaagaaaaccatGTATCtattatacaaaattgttttcttATTAATTCTAAGCACTTCAAGTGCAAAATCACAAGACCCTTTAGGTGAATTTTgcaacaaaaacacaaacattAGCATTGGTGGAAAATTATCAACTAATATTGATAAACTATTAGCTGAATTAGCCCTTAAAACACCTTCAACTTTCTTCATTGCTACATCATATGGTGATAACAAAGACAAAGTTTATGGCTTAGCTCAATGTAGAGGAGATATTAACACACAAGATTGTTCCAATTGTATTCAAAATGCAACAAAACAAATCCGACAACGTTGTCCGAACCAAGCCGATGCAAGAATTTGGTatgattattgttttttaaggTATAGTAACAAAAGTTTCATTGGTGAAGTTGATACatcttttggtatattttattttaatgttgaaAATGTAACTGATTCTCAAGTTTTTAACAAGAAACTTGGAAATTTAATGGATCAAATTAGAGGAGAAGGTGTAATGGCTAAAAATAAAGGACTTGGAAAAGGAAAAAGTGTGTTGTCACCATTTGTGACACTTTATGCATTGGTTCAATGTACTAGGGACTTGGATGAGATATCTTGTGCTCAATGTTTGGCTATTGCAGTGAataattttcaaactttttgtaATAATCGTAAAGGTTGTAGAGTTTTATATAGTTCTTGTTATGTTAGATATGAATTGTACCCTTTTTTCTTTCCTCTTGAttcaaccaaaacaaaaccTTCTAATATTGAAAAGGTTATTGTTTATCCTTAA
- the LOC123889842 gene encoding ubiquinone biosynthesis monooxygenase COQ6, mitochondrial, translating to MNRVIKKTVSNLCAHKISRKFFCSEIVKVATSPDLVPSNEHEKKPTISKIIPEYDIAIVGGGMVGMSLACFLASMPLTKQLSVAIIDSNPALGSGLSIKKEDPPDPRVSTVTPASISFLKDAGAWKYVEQNRHAYFKKMQVWDYTGFGYARYDAKDVNKDFLGCVAENKVLHSALLSCVKDSDFKTTFYPSRLTSMTLNTNSISTVEENTPSKEPSSAQGHTSKLQLSDGSSIYAKLVVGADGGKSRVRELAGFKTTGWNYSQNAIICTVEHTSDNHCAWQRFLPNGPIALLPMGDKFSNIVWTMSPNESNDRKSITEEMFLKDVNSALDYGHGPHPTSSSLGTGDMFSWLKMDATLSANEFFEIPPKAIRLASERMVFPLSLRHANSYASKRVVLIGDAAHTIHPLAGQGVNLGFGDAFSLSRVIAEGIALGSDIGEVNLLRKYEAERKPANITMMAILDGFQKAYSIDFGPFNFLRAAAFNGANYISPLKRSIISYASGENKLPIFF from the exons ATGAATAG GGTGATAAAGAAGACTGTTTCAAATCTCTGTGCACACAAAATTTCaaggaaatttttttgttcTGAGATTGTCAAAGTTGCTACTTCACCTGATTTAGTACCTTCCAAT GAGCATGAGAAGAAGCCAACTATCAGCAAAATTATTCCAGAATATGATATTGCTATTGTTGGAGGAGGCATGGTTGGCATGTCTTTAGCTTGTTTCTTAG CTAGTATGCCACTGACAAAGCAGTTGAGTGTGGCAATTATTGACAGCAATCCAGCTCTAGGTAGTGGCTTGAGCATCAAAAAGGAAGACCCCCCCGATCCTAGAGTCAGTACAGTAACTCCTGCTTCTATATCATTTCTCAAAG ATGCTGGTGCTTGGAAATATGTTGAGCAAAACAGACAtgcttattttaaaaaaatgcag GTCTGGGATTATACTGGTTTTGGGTATGCTAGATACGATGCAAAAGATGTAAATAAAGACTTTCTAGG GTGTGTAGCAGAAAATAAAGTGCTTCATAGTGCCTTATTGTCGTGCGTAAAG GATTCTGATTTCAAGACAACATTCTATCCATCGAGGTTAACTTCAATGACTTTGAATACAAACTCTATATCCACAGTGGAGGAGAATACACCATCTAAAGAACCATCATCTGCTCAAGGTCATACGTCAAAGCTGCAACTTAGTGATGGCAGTAGCATATATGCCAAGTTGGTG GTTGGGGCTGATGGAGGAAAATCGCGCGTTAGGGAATTAGCAGGATTCAAAACAACTGGATGGAATTACTCTCAAAATGCAATCATCTGCACTGTAGAGCATACCTCGGATAATCATTGTGCATGGCAACGGTTTCTACCTAATGGTCCAATTGCACTTTTACCGATGGGTGATAAATTTAGCAACATTGTTTGGACCATGAGTCCAAACGAGTCAAACGACCGCAAATCAATCACCGAGGAAATGTTTTTGAAGGATGTTAATTCTGCTCTTGATTATGGACATGGACCTCATCCTACGTCAAGCTCATTAGGAACTGGGGACATGTTCTCTTGGCTTAAAATGGATGCAACTTTATCAGCTAATGAATTCTTTGAAATTCCTCCAAAAGCAATAAGATTGGCGTCTGAAAGGATGGTGTTTCCTCTGTCTTTAAGGCATGCCAATTCATATGCATCGAAACGTGTGGTTCTAATAGGAGATGCAGCCCACACTATCCATCCTCTTGCTGGTCAAGGCGTTAATTTGGGTTTCGGAGATGCATTTTCTCTTTCAAGAGTTATTGCAGAGGGAATTGCTTTGGGATCTGACATTGGAGAG GTAAATTTGTTAAGGAAGTATGAAGCAGAGAGGAAACCGGCAAATATTACAATGATGGCAATCCTTGATGGCTTCCAAAAAGCTTACTCAATTGATTTTGGACCTTTTAATTTTCTGCGAGCTGCAGCCTTCAATGGAGCAAACTATATATCACCACTCAAGAGAAGCATAATTTCTTATGCTTCAGGCGAGAATAAATTGCCTATTTTCTTCTGA
- the LOC123890517 gene encoding ras-related protein RABA5b-like gives MEDEHNEGGEEYLFKIVLIGDSAVGKSNLLSRFARNEFDSNSKATIGVEFQTQMVEIDGKEIKAQIWDTAGQERFRAVTSAYYRGAFGALVVYDISRRDTFDSIKRWLDELTTQNDSTVARMLVGNKCDLENIRAVSVEEGKALAEEEGLFFMETSALDSTNVQTAFEIVIREIYNNISRKVLNSDSYKAELSVNRVSLVNGEGSKKNLLNFSCCS, from the exons ATGGAAGACGAACACAATGAAGGAGGTGAAGAGTATTTGTTCAAGATCGTTTTAATCGGAGATTCAGCAGTAGGAAAATCGAATTTACTTTCACGATTCGCGCGAAATGAGTTCGATTCAAATTCGAAAGCGACGATCGGTGTTGAATTTCAGACGCAGATGGTGGAAATTGATGGAAAAGAAATTAAGGCACAGATCTGGGATACTGCTGGTCAAGAAAGGTTTAGAGCTGTTACTTCTGCTTATTATAGAGGTGCTTTTGGTGCTCTTGTTGTTTATGATATTAGTAGAAGAGATACTTTTGATAGTATCAAGAGGTGGCTTGATGAACTCACAA CTCAAAATGATAGCACCGTAGCAAGAATGTTGGTGGGAAATAAGTGTGATTTAGAGAATATCAGAGCAGTAAGTGTAGAGGAGGGCAAAGCTCTTGCAGAAGAAGAAGGTTTGTTCTTTATGGAGACATCAGCACTCGATTCTACCAATGTCCAAACAGCTTTTGAGATTGTCATCCGCGAAATTTACAATAATATCAGCCGCAAAGTCTTGAACTCTGACTCCTATAAGGCTGAATTGTCTGTGAATCGAGTAAGTCTGGTTAATGGGGAAGGATCAAAGAAAAATCTGCTCAATTTTTCCTGTTGTTCTTGA